The proteins below come from a single Mesobacillus jeotgali genomic window:
- the miaB gene encoding tRNA (N6-isopentenyl adenosine(37)-C2)-methylthiotransferase MiaB, whose translation MNENQRLEGQKVQTENSSDKKSSKDYSKYFETVYTAPSLKDAKKRGKEEVKYHKDFDIPEEFIGMGQGRKFYIRTYGCQMNEHDTEVMAGIFLGLGYEPTDSVEDANVILLNTCAIRENAENKVFGELGHLKHLKREKPDLLLGVCGCMSQEESVVNKILKTYNQVDMIFGTHNIHRLPHILQEAYMSKEMVVEVWSKEGDVIENLPKVRKGNIKAWVNIMYGCDKFCTYCIVPYTRGKERSRRPEDIIQEVRQLAAQGYQEITLLGQNVNAYGKDFTDIDYGLGDLMDEMRKIDIPRVRFTTSHPRDFDDPLIEVLAKGGNLMDHIHLPVQSGSTDVLKIMARKYTREQYLELVRKIKAAIPNVTLTTDIIVGYPNETDEQFEETMSLVREVGYESAYTFIYSPREGTPAAKMQDNVPMEVKKERLQRLNALVNEQSAQSMKKYQDQIVEVLVEGESKNNPDVLAGYTSKLKLVNFVGPKSAIGKIVKVKITDAKTWSLNGEMVEEIQPVEVN comes from the coding sequence ATGAACGAGAATCAACGCTTGGAAGGCCAGAAAGTACAAACTGAAAATTCTTCGGACAAAAAATCCAGCAAGGATTACAGCAAGTACTTTGAAACAGTATATACAGCTCCATCATTGAAGGATGCAAAGAAACGCGGCAAAGAAGAAGTCAAGTACCATAAAGACTTTGACATCCCTGAAGAATTCATTGGTATGGGACAAGGGCGCAAATTCTACATCCGTACATATGGATGCCAGATGAATGAGCATGACACAGAAGTCATGGCTGGTATATTCCTTGGTCTCGGATATGAACCTACTGACAGTGTCGAGGATGCGAATGTCATTCTACTGAATACATGTGCAATCAGGGAAAATGCTGAGAATAAGGTGTTTGGTGAACTTGGACATTTGAAGCACCTGAAAAGAGAAAAGCCAGATCTTCTATTGGGAGTATGCGGCTGCATGTCCCAGGAAGAATCGGTCGTTAACAAAATTCTCAAAACCTATAACCAGGTTGATATGATTTTTGGTACACATAATATCCATCGCCTGCCACATATTCTGCAGGAAGCATATATGTCCAAAGAAATGGTCGTTGAAGTCTGGTCCAAGGAAGGGGACGTAATCGAAAACCTTCCGAAGGTTCGCAAAGGGAACATCAAAGCGTGGGTGAACATCATGTATGGCTGCGATAAATTCTGCACATACTGCATCGTTCCCTATACGCGAGGCAAAGAGCGGAGCCGCCGTCCAGAAGACATCATTCAGGAGGTCCGTCAGCTTGCGGCCCAGGGCTATCAGGAAATTACCCTGCTTGGCCAGAATGTAAACGCGTATGGAAAAGATTTTACGGACATCGATTACGGTCTAGGGGACTTGATGGATGAAATGCGTAAGATCGATATTCCACGTGTGCGTTTTACAACAAGCCATCCGCGTGATTTTGACGATCCCCTGATTGAAGTGCTGGCTAAGGGCGGAAACTTGATGGATCACATCCATCTGCCTGTACAGTCAGGTTCTACAGATGTATTGAAAATCATGGCCAGAAAATATACGAGGGAACAATACCTTGAGCTTGTACGCAAGATCAAGGCAGCTATTCCTAATGTCACATTAACAACAGATATTATCGTGGGTTATCCGAATGAGACAGATGAGCAATTCGAGGAAACAATGTCTCTTGTTCGTGAAGTAGGATATGAATCAGCTTATACATTCATTTACTCTCCAAGGGAAGGCACACCTGCCGCTAAAATGCAGGATAATGTCCCGATGGAAGTGAAGAAAGAGCGTCTTCAGCGCCTGAACGCACTAGTGAATGAGCAATCTGCACAGTCTATGAAGAAGTATCAGGATCAGATTGTTGAGGTATTGGTTGAAGGCGAAAGCAAAAACAACCCTGATGTACTGGCCGGGTATACAAGCAAGTTAAAGCTTGTCAATTTCGTCGGTCCGAAGTCGGCCATCGGTAAAATCGTCAAGGTTAAGATCACAGATGCAAAAACATGGTCATTAAACGGGGAAATGGTAGAAGAAATACAACCAGTTGAGGTGAACTAA
- a CDS encoding RicAFT regulatory complex protein RicA family protein, producing the protein MAKYNKDDIIQRSREIARMIAETEEVDFFKRAEAQIHENEKVKTLISSIKGLQKQAVNFQHYGKTEALKKTEAKIASLEQQLDEIPVVQEFKQSQIDVNELLQLVATTISNTVTDEVVAATGGDVLRGETGAALKNEASCHTHNH; encoded by the coding sequence TTGGCAAAATACAATAAAGATGACATTATCCAGCGTTCAAGAGAAATCGCAAGAATGATTGCGGAAACAGAAGAAGTTGACTTTTTCAAACGTGCAGAAGCGCAAATCCATGAGAATGAAAAAGTGAAAACACTTATTTCTTCTATTAAAGGCCTTCAAAAACAGGCTGTTAACTTTCAGCATTACGGAAAAACAGAAGCGTTGAAGAAGACGGAAGCAAAAATTGCTTCTTTAGAACAACAACTGGATGAAATTCCAGTAGTCCAGGAGTTCAAGCAATCGCAAATTGATGTTAATGAATTGCTTCAGCTAGTAGCTACAACAATTTCCAATACAGTTACAGATGAAGTAGTCGCAGCAACTGGCGGAGATGTACTTCGCGGCGAAACAGGTGCAGCTTTGAAAAACGAAGCAAGCTGCCATACGCACAACCATTAA
- a CDS encoding outer spore coat protein CotE — translation MGDYREIITKAVVAKGRKFTQSNHTINPAHNPSSILGAWVINHKYKAKKVGKVVEVNGSYEANIWYSFDDNTKTEVVTEKVTYCDVIKLKYRDPDCMDDHDVLVEVLQQPNCIEAVISPNGNKIIVHVEREFLVEVIGETKVCVVTHPGGCDCDDDEWGHGLDDDEFEDLNPDFLLGEEE, via the coding sequence ATGGGAGATTACAGAGAGATTATTACGAAAGCCGTCGTAGCGAAGGGACGCAAATTCACGCAGTCCAATCATACGATCAACCCAGCGCATAATCCGAGCAGCATTCTGGGCGCTTGGGTCATAAACCATAAGTATAAGGCAAAAAAGGTAGGGAAAGTGGTTGAAGTAAACGGGTCTTACGAAGCCAACATCTGGTACTCCTTTGATGATAATACAAAAACTGAAGTAGTGACGGAGAAAGTAACTTACTGCGATGTCATCAAGCTGAAGTACCGTGACCCTGATTGCATGGATGATCATGATGTCCTTGTAGAGGTTCTGCAGCAGCCAAACTGTATCGAAGCGGTCATTTCGCCTAATGGCAACAAAATCATCGTTCACGTCGAGAGGGAATTCCTTGTGGAAGTCATTGGTGAAACGAAGGTATGCGTTGTCACTCATCCAGGCGGATGCGATTGCGATGATGATGAGTGGGGCCATGGCCTCGATGATGACGAATTCGAAGACTTGAACCCAGACTTCCTCTTGGGAGAGGAAGAATAA